Proteins encoded by one window of Lathyrus oleraceus cultivar Zhongwan6 chromosome 1, CAAS_Psat_ZW6_1.0, whole genome shotgun sequence:
- the LOC127093559 gene encoding uncharacterized protein LOC127093559: MSQYYDVPLRCVTFPDFQISPTLEDLERLLNRPIKEYNPFPKLEEGFCLPELSLILGVNTNKLVDNWGVKGSLKGLTQKFLEAHAWEMIKEGRPDFCNATLALLIHGIILFPNLDKFVDQLAVEVFLTKNPVPFLLSDFYHTLHTRHEKKGGTFLCCAPMLHLWMRARMPQSGPFAENKLTWPQRFASLFANSIIWYKREWDIKDVIARCGEFSNVPLIGTQGCINYNPAILKRQLGYAMTSPPEERDFIPFVINTMDPLDSNVKRVRKAWTSIIRISHEWGKKNILAKEPYYVWVKERARVVKMLFLFDPSSFPLMPEPEPILQEDMDKLTSQIKELELENTQLRVEPNHAKERNHVLEDKGKQVCEKFEDSKKRLRLAEGQRVWVGGSLQGANSKLDFRNEELD, translated from the coding sequence ATGTCCCAATACTATGACGTCCCTTTAAGATGCGTCACTTTCCCCGacttccaaatctctccaaccTTGGAAGACCTCGAGAGACTCCTCAATCGACCAATCAAGGAATACAACCCTTTCCCGAAATTGGAAGAAGGATTCTGTTTGCCCGAGCTCTCACTCATCTTGGGTGTCAACACCAACAAGTTAGTGGACAATTGGGGGGTTAAAGGATCCCTCAAAGGTTTAACTCAAAAGTTCCTAGAAGCCCATGCTTGGGAAATGATTAAAGAAGGAAGACCCGACTTTTGCAATGCAACTTTGGCACTTTTGATTCATGGAATTATCCTCTTCCCAAATCTGGACAAGTTTGTGGATCAATTAGCAGTTGAAGTCTTTTTAACAAAAAATCCGGTGCCTTTTTTACTTTCCGATTTCTACCATACCTTACATACAAGACATGAGAAGAAAGGAGGTACTTTCCTTTGTTGCGCTCCTATGCTACATCTTTGGATGAGGGCCCGTATGCCTCAAAGTGGACCCTTCGCCGAAAATAAACTGACATGGCCGCAAAGGTTCGCATCTCTCTTTGCCAACTCAATTATATGGTACAAGAGGGAATGGGATATAAAGGATGTCATCGCAAGATGTGGAGAGTTCTCTAACGTACCCTTGATAGGAAcacaaggttgcatcaactacaaccctgctatACTCAAGAGGCAACTAGGGTACGCCATGACAAGTCCCCCCGAGGAAAGAGATTTCATTCCATTTGTCATCAATACCATGGATCCGCTTGATTCGAACGTGAAAAGAGTGAGAAAAGCTTGGACAAGCATAATCCGTATTAGCCATGAATGGGGCAAGAAAAATatcctagccaaggaaccctactaTGTGTGGGTAAAAGAGAGGGCTAGGGTGGTTAAGATGTTGTTTCTATTTGATCCTTCTTCATTCCCGTTGATGCCTGAGCCCGAGCCTATCCTACAAGAGGACATGGACAAACTTACCAGCCAAATCAAAGAGCTCgagttggaaaacactcaacTACGAGTCGAACCTAATCACGCCAAGGAACGTAACCATGTCTTGGAGGATAAGGGTAAGCAAGTCTGTGAAAAATTTGAAGATAGCAAGAAAAGGCTCCGATTAGCCGAGGGACAAAGAGTTTGGGTTGGTGGATCTTTACAAGGAGCTAATTCTAAGCTAGATTTCCGCAACGAGGAGTTGGATTGA